One Macrobrachium rosenbergii isolate ZJJX-2024 chromosome 10, ASM4041242v1, whole genome shotgun sequence DNA window includes the following coding sequences:
- the 128up gene encoding GTP-binding protein 128up, which produces MSLLQKIADIEAEMARTQRNKATMGHLGLLKAKLAKLRRELITPKGGGGVAGEGFDVAKTGDARIGFVGFPSVGKSTLLSNLAGVYSEVAAYEFTTLTTVPGCIKYKGAKIQLLDLPGIIEGAKDGKGRGKQVIAVARTCSLIFIVLDVLKPVGHKKLIERELEGFGIRLNKEPPQITFRKKEKGGVNLQCVVPQTELDLELVKTILAEYRIHNADIVLKYDATADDLIDVIEGNRVYIPCIYLLNKIDQISIEELDIIYRIPHCVPISAHHKWNFDDLLEKMWEYLKLCRIYTKPKGQLPDYSAPVVLHSEKRSVEDFCNKIHRTIIREFKYALVWGSSVKHQPQKVGKEHVLNDEDVVQICKKV; this is translated from the exons ATGAGTCTTTTACAGAAGATAGCGGACATTGAAGCCGAG ATGGCTCGAACTCAAAGAAACAAGGCTACAATGGGCCATTTAGGGCTTCTTAAAGCTAAGTTAGCCAAACTAAGAAGAGAGCTTATCACACcaaaaggtggtggtggtgttgctggAGAAGGTTTTGATGTTGCTAAAACTGGTGATGCTCGTATTGGCTTTGTGG GATTCCCATCAGTAGGCAAGTCCACATTGCTGAGCAACCTTGCTGGTGTTTACTCGGAGGTAGCTGCTTATGAATTCACAACTCTAACTACAGTTCCTGGTTGCATCAAGTATAAGGGAGCCAAAATTCAG ttacttGATCTGCCGGGTATCATTGAAGGAGCAAAAGATGGTAAAGGTCGAGGTAAACAGGTTATAGCTGTTGCTCGAACCTGCTCTTTAATTTTCATCGTCCTTGATGTTCTAAAGCCTGTTGGACATAAGAAGTTGATTGAACGTGAATTAGAGGGTTTTGGAATTCGACTGAACAAA gaACCACCTCAGATTAccttcagaaagaaagaaaagggtgGTGTTAATCTGCAGTGTGTAGTGCCTCAAACGGAATTAGATTTGGAATTAGTGAAG ACTATTCTGGCTGAATATCGTATCCACAATGCTGATATTGTCCTTAAGTATGATGCAACGGCTGATGATCTTATTGATGTCATTGAGGGAAATCGTGTCTATATCCCCTGCATCTACCTTCTAAACAAAATTG atcAGATAAGCATTGAAGAATTGGACATCATCTATCGTATACCCCACTGTGTGCCCATATCTGCCCATCATAAGTGGAATTTTGATGATTTGTTAGAGAAGATGTGGGAGTACCTAAAATTATGTCGAAT ttataccAAACCGAAAGGTCAGTTACCTGACTACAGTGCCCCAGTAGTTTTGCATTCTGAGAAAAGGTCTGTGGAAGACTTTTGTAACAAGATTCATAGAACGATCATCAGAGAGTTCAAATA tgcccTTGTTTGGGGAAGTTCAGTCAAGCATCAGCCACAGAAGGTTGGTAAGGAACATGTCTTAAATGATGAGGATGTAGTTCAGATATGTAAGAAGGTGTAA